In a genomic window of Ranitomeya imitator isolate aRanImi1 chromosome 5, aRanImi1.pri, whole genome shotgun sequence:
- the LOC138638581 gene encoding piggyBac transposable element-derived protein 4-like, with amino-acid sequence MAQSTSRGLTVQEIEAIIFNSDEDNDISLSDEEYIPPANVSTSSSSDSSDDEEVMDPAECASRTSKTNVFWNSTAVAHARTPSHNIIRVPQGAVGISQFMSKKDVFSKFVSDDIADEVVLCTNVEGKRIASEKKKTWKNLTKEELYAYIGLTLLAGSTKSYGVPIRVLFLNPFADPHYKATMSVDRFEAIQRCIRFDEKRTRPVRLANDKLAPISYIWNLFIKNCYKLYNSSEYVTVDEQLLAFRGRCKFIQYMPSKPAKYGIKIFWMCDSATYYGMNGMIYCGKEADAPVQKDLCSKHSENTSFTNFPFWKKYHYG; translated from the coding sequence atggcacagtctacatcaaggggattgactgtccaagaaattgaggcgattattttcaatagtgatgaagacaatgacatttctttgtcggatgaagagtatattccaccagctaatgtatcaacttcatcgtccagcgattcctcagatgatgaagaagtaatggatccagcagaatgtgcaagtagaacatctaaaacaaatgttttttggaacagtactgctgtggctcatgcacgcaccccatcacataacattattagagttcctcaaggagctgtcggaatttcccaattcatgtccaaaaaagatgttttcagtaaatttgtttcagatgatattgcagatgaggtagttttgtgtacgaatgtggaaggtaaacgtattgcttcggaaaaaaaaaaaacttggaaaaatttaactaaagaggaactatatgcctatattggccttactcttctggcagggtcgacTAAATCATATGGTGTGCCAATCAGAGTGTTATTTCtgaacccatttgcagatccacattacaaagccactatgtccgtagatagatttgaggctattcagagatgcattcgttttgatgaaaagagaactcggcctgtgaggttggcaaacgataaattagcgcctattagctatatatggaatctttttatcaagaactgttacaaactttacaattctagcgaatatgtgacagtggacgaacaacttcttgcctttaggggacgttgcaaatttatccaatatatgcccagtaagccagctaaatacggcataaaaattttctggatgtgcgattcagcaacttattatgggatgaatggcatgatttactgtggaaaagaagctgacgctccagtccagaaagatctatgttccaaacatagtgaaaacactagctttaccaattttccattctggaaaaaatatcactatggataa